A genome region from Cervus elaphus chromosome 18, mCerEla1.1, whole genome shotgun sequence includes the following:
- the LOC122674269 gene encoding olfactory receptor 10AC1, protein MASPGNATLPRGFLLQGFSEFPHLRPALFLLLLALHLATLSGNLLILLAVASAPTRPPMHLFLCQLSAIELGYTLVVVPRTLADLASPGLGRGSPISFLGCAVQMQMFVALGGAECFLLAAMAYDRYVAICHPLRYAAVVTPGQCARLALACCLGGLAVSVGLTVAVFHLPFCGSRLLVHFFCDITALLHLACTRSYAEELPLLGACLLLLLLPSLLILASYGAIAGALRRLRCPRGRRKAVSTCASHLTVTFLHYGCATFMYARPKASYSPRLDRALALVYTHVTPLLYPLIYSLRNREIAAAIRQVLGRWRPRQAPGQEGLSV, encoded by the coding sequence GGGCTTCTCCGAGTTCCCGCACCTGAGGCCGGcgctcttcctgctgctgctggcccTGCACCTGGCCACCCTGAGCGGGAACCTGCTCATCCTGCTGGCCGTGGCCTCGGCGCCTACCCGGCCGCCCATGCACCTCTTCTTGTGCCAGCTGTCAGCCATCGAGCTGGGTTACACGCTGGTGGTGGTGCCCCGCACGCTGGCCGACCTGGCCTCGCCGGGCCTGGGCCGAGGCAGCCCCATCTCCTTCCTGGGCTGCGCCGTGCAGATGCAGATGTTCGTGGCCCTGGGCGGGGCCGAGTGCTTCCTGCTGGCcgccatggcctatgaccgctacgtggccatctgccacccGCTCCGCTACGCGGCGGTGGTGACCCCCGGGCAGTGCGCGCGGCTGGCCCTGGCCTGCTGCCTCGGGGGCCTGGCGGTGTCCGTGGGGCTCACAGTGGCCGTCTTCCACCTGCCCTTCTGCGGCTCCCGCCTGCTGGTGCACTTCTTCTGCGACATCACGGCGCTGCTGCACCTGGCCTGCACGCGGAGCTACGCCGAGGAGCTGCCTCTGCTGGGCgcttgcctgctgctgctgctgctgccctcgCTGCTCATCCTGGCCTCCTACGGCGCCATCGCCGGCGCCCTGCGCCGCCTGCGCTGTCCGCGGGGCCGCCGCAAGGCCGTCTCCACCTGCGCCTCGCACCTGACCGTCACCTTCCTCCACTACGGCTGCGCCACCTTCATGTACGCGCGGCCCAAGGCCAGCTACTCCCCGCGACTGGACCGCGCGCTGGCGCTGGTCTACACCCACGTGACGCCGCTCCTCTACCCGCTCATCTACAGCCTGCGCAACCGCGAGATCGCCGCGGCCATCCGCCAGGTGCTGGGGCGCTGGCGACCCCGCCAGGCCCCGGGTCAGGAGGGTCTGTCTGTGTGA